AAGTCAGTAAGTCGACTTACAAATAGGAAACTTTTCAGACTCCAGAGATATTATTCTCCACATCCGGATGAGTTATTCAAATTAAGATGCACAAGTGACTCGCTTATTTCTTTTTTGGTGCAAGGAAAAGTCTCGAGGAACATCTGGCCCTGGGCATCCCTGTTTAGGTGGACAAACAAACTAGCAAGTCAGAATATTAGAAGCATCTTCACCTCAAACAGGAATGAGACTATAACTAAATTAACTTACGCAAAGGTCAGCTTTTCCTCCTCTGGTTGATAAGCAAGATAAATCTTATTAACTTTATTGCCAACTGCCATCAGCCTTAGACCATCACTTAAAAGTCTACGCTTGACCCCAAATGTTATAGGTTCATTGGTTGGAACCAGAACATTGATCtgataaagaaataaaacaacAACTTTAgaggaaaccaaaaaaaaataaaatgataataaaaactactccctccgttcttttttaataggccagtttttataaataaaagtttcaaaaaaaatagtccagttttctaattgggaaagtcaaatgttattttaaatttttgggaccacttttctcttaacttcttttgatgacaagtgtcatgtggaccacttcactttacttcttttgctaataaGTGTCATGGGACCATTTCAcctcacttcttttattgacaagtgtcatgaggaccactttcaatgattagttctcttaattttcttaaatttcgctaaaaacaaaactggcctattaaaaaagaacggagggagtatacctTATCAGATGAGAAATTGGCTAGAGAGGAAATGCTTATTCCTGTGTTGGATAAGGAAACATCCAATATATCAAATTGACCGGAAAGTCTTTGGTTCTCATCGAGCTTCAATAAGTCATGAATTTTTTTGGCAGATATGTTAACGGAAGAAACAAACTTTGATCGAACATCAAAAATATCAAAAGGCTTGTGATTGATGAGTGTCCGCGGCCTCCGAGATCGTGGCTCCCTTTGATCCATTTTTTCTACTAATAAATTTTCCATTGTACCTACAGAAGCcaatgcaataatcaaaaaccaaGAGCTTCAATCcctaacgaagaagaagaatacatGTAACAAAAAACATGGGAAGCATATTATCATGTAACATATGTTCATGATAATCGCTAAAACAAAGTTAACATTGACAttgataaaaaaatcaaaattacagacctaagagcaaccacagtcacggccaaatttggggactaaactcaaatttggtctcaaaatatgccgcaacggaagggaccaaacccaaatttgatcgccaaaattagggtttgagaccaaatgtggtcgttaACCCAGACTAAACGaaatatagtgggacggaagtattaatagcgtatgaaagcagacgagattttagtgaccgtatgaaatcagacggaagtataattaacgtatgaatcaggcgcatctataaactccgcctaaccaaacgcatgtaatacatacgccccaacacagacgtagttatattgtacgccccaatgggacgttggtatattttacgtcccaatgggacgttgctttaatgtacgccccaatgggacgttggtatattcactcgtttagtgggctaatacgttattagaagaagattagtgggctaatacgttattagaagaagattagtggctaatatttatgtaaattcactaatcagacggtcattaaaagtgcgcctgaatcaggcggtcattgaaagtgcgcctgaaatcaggcgatcattaaaagtgcgcctgaattagacggacattaaaagtgcgcctcaatcaggcgcacattaaaaatgcgcctgatatcagacggtcattaaaagtgcgcctgaatgagGCGGACATTAAAAATGCGCCTGAATGAGACGGTCATTAAAAGCGCGCCTGAACTgggacggtcattaaaagtgcgcctgaactgGGGCGTTTGTTATACTTCCGCCTGACTAAAAATAGTCTTCCACGACTGTGGTTGCTCAGTGTAAAATGccaattttttttagcttttggtctgctatttggcatttggtcgactccatgactgtggatgctctaagagaTACCAATCAGCGAAGTAATTAAATGAAATTCGATtcgagcaattgctcaaaaaagaaaaacttctttcccTGTAAAAATCATGTAATCGTTCTTAAACACCTATATTCATGAATATATACTCATCGTACTGGTTATGAAGGGGTTAATATTCATATACTCATCACAATCTAGAACATAAAGATAGTTACTATACAGATACCAATCATCGACGATCAACAGATCAAAACTAGAAATCATGATCTAAAACACAAAAATATTTACTGCACAGATACCCATTAATCGACGATCAACAGATCACATAAGAAATGAAATTATGAGGAGAAACCCAACCTGAAGCGACGACAGACGAGAGCTTCTTCAGAAAACTACCGAGTGAGACGGAATTATGAGGTATGGTTTATTAGTAACCGTTCATTTGTCTAAGGTTTTCTTTAAAGCATTCGTGATACATTCGgcccaaaaccaaaacaaaaagaatgatTCCTTGGGACCATGATTCATCTCTCGTAAGTTCAACACCGTTTTTGTCTACGTATTTCCGTTAATGGCCAAAATTAGGGGCGTGCAATggacggacggatgcggattaggaGCCACCCGCATTCAATCCGTTAAAGttacggatttggaaaatccaactgTGTCCAGCCCAATCACCCGCGAATTTGACATCTGCAGATCAGCGGATGATACGGGTTGGATGCGAATTAACCGTGAATTTAatcgaaagagaaaaaaaagaaagaaaaaaaaaaacttattcgtCTCCCTAATTTCCTCCTGTTAATGAAGTAAAGAAGCTTATTGGTGTTATATGCAACTCATAAAGCTCAGTGAAGCTATGAACGAGAAAGTTCTGGTATTCAGTCAACTCGTTGATCCTAATTCCCGTATTTGCAATCATCTCTACCCTGCTTTGGATTGGAGAGTGGGGGAAGAGATACTTCGGATGGATGGGACACTTGATGTTAGTAAAAGACAGTCGCTAATGATCCCAATAGTCAATCTAAGGTGATGCTTGTATCCATAAAGGCTTGTGGAGAGGGTATATGTCTAACCGCTGCTTCAAGAATTGTTCTGCTAGATGTTGTCTGGAGCCAGTCAGTATACAAGCAAGCTATATGCTTTGGGCCAGAAAAAGGTAGTATATACTTATCATCTCATTGCTTCAAACACCAGAAGAAGATAAGTACCGTGTACAAACTCAAAAAGATCACTTGTCTCGGTTGGTCGCTTCTTGATCTTTCTTCTTGCCCtacggtgcgggtgaatccgcaGATTTCAAAAAACGCAACCAAACCGCACAGCGCGGATTTGAGAATTTCATCCGTGTCCGGTCCATAGATCTTGCAGATTGGGTTTCACCCGTAATtttacggacggatacgggtGAAATCCGCGGTTGCGGACTTTTGCTCACCCCTAGCCAAAATagcctttattttattttattatttttttaattaaatttttttattatattattggatggatattattacatgaaactagttggaagcctaacaagctaagctccaacgacatactattacattaattgaacaggttgttgtgctaatgtaccagcgagcctcataggtaactgtgtacacatatatctcactatcagacacgtgtatataaaaagatacgtggaaagcatgcaggccaagacatcaaaacatgatgcgctgcgaaacaccgaataaaccccgaggagttactttatctcatccccaaaagaagctaagatcaacggtggagagaaagttagctgacacggacgtgacaggggcagaagacacttgtctgacacgagcagacctctcaactacccgcattaaacaatctgagcagtgtacgtgtcgatcaacctgtggaacgagcgaggatatatctgcgggatcaaggggcaaacgcagacctctgcgtgatagacgcaagaacacaagaagataaggtttcaacggccttcagagatgggtcccacattctaaccttataaataccccttctccaccaagaggaaaggggatcggaaaaatcatgaagggaaggagagagagagattgcaagtgtaagttaatcctttagaagagagaaacatgtaaacccaatagtcattcgactactcgtgtaaccgtgaagaatatagtaaaacaacaaaccccgtggacgtaggccttagtgctgaaccacgtaaacctcggtcttgtttacatttcagcactttatatttgtctaaccccatggatctttacttatacgtttttctttctttgtttttacccatATCcggtgcgcaaacgcctcgcatggagttgttagatgaggctatgataaacccgaaggttttgagccaaggaatcaacactaggatatcatcatcacaaatctctctagattacgatgattggttgtgagcattcggatgccttcgtgatttgtgttcacaattggcgctagaaacagggacttcgtcccggtaaaagatttatcttgtcctgttttcattttaaattggcatatgattgctctgatttatcagctcggaccgtatagatcatttgttaactgtattgtattcaaaacccacctattatcttcgataagatttattgttttaatccgtggatttacgattttctttagatctcgtgcgaacccgtctctctggggggttttcgtagtttttatacttgcatttttaaaaggatctcctttaataaagctttaacccgtgtattgtaactcgtgtgtattaatcctctcctggaagaagatatttcgccaactaacccgattcacgcggatattcccgtttttcgtttcggcaccatggccgtagtggcacgcgctgggactcccaatcaggggtccaaccaatcacatcgactgatggctgagcttgaggaactgaagaagagacagcaggtttacgcagatgttgtagccttgttggccagagaaaatcaagatttaaaggagcggattgatctaagcacgaagaccagccaaaaacttgatgaagcaaattccaaagcaccagagccaaaccgagactgtagagtcgtcatagcggctaatggagacgcgactaggtgaagtagcgtatccgacccggattatgacgacggagagtcatacggtaacgagcagaagaatttagggtaccaccgcgcgatggaagagctacgagatgagatgatggccgagatcaggcaattaaaaaatagacaaggcggggggaggttagaagaggtcatgagagaagctaactctacgcccttaactcatcgcttggccaacacccctattccactgaaatgccctgtcccagcgttcgaatgctatgatggatccagtgaccctgctgcacatattcggtactacaaccgtgtcttagctatatggggtcagaacgacgccgtactctgcagatacttccggtcaagcctgaagggatcggcattatcatggttcgataatctgccaccaaactccatccactcatacgaccaactcgcagagaaattcttaagaacgtacatgtacaacaagactgtaaacaccggaatggataagctcttttcactagcgattggctacaaggaaaccacgagggagtacactaacagatggcacaagatctgccaagccatagggagcgtggacccagtggtaagcatcaattgctacaaatggggattagaccgaatgagtcccctatttgttgaaattcatgggagcgtgcctaagacagaaggagatcttcgaataattatcgaaaagcacgctcgacttgaagaaattcaacgggaaaacccgagggcatatccgcagagatctcaccgcaccaattcagcggaacaaaccaatggggccaaaaggagttgctcagtggagataccgcacgaagataggaaggaacgaagggatgaacgaagaacaggtgaccgaaaattcgaagatcaagtttacacgaaactcaacgctatctatgctcgtatcctacgagagatcaaagggagggaaaacttggagtggccatggtctaagggaaagcatcccccgagatccgagaagtctaaagattactgtgaatatcattgtttcaacggacaccagaccgaaaagtgcaagaaccttaaaataatgatccaaaaattaattgatgcgggagagctcaaacattacgtacgaaaggatgttaccgaggatagatccaagcgaaccaaaccagtccaacttccggaaggaaaccgaacaatcaacaccatctcgtgttccgaagccacagggccctcacttacagcgcagataagaaagaggttacggaagcaattcgaagaccgctgcgaattgtataaggtcgatgggatagtggtggacgagcacgaagaatggatggaatctcctatcatcttcgatgccgaggatatcgaagaagatatggaagaccataacgatcccttggtcctaacgctaccagtagctggatgtaacctcaaaaagatcctcatagacgggggaagctccgtaaacgtcctattttacgatgcattca
This genomic stretch from Papaver somniferum cultivar HN1 chromosome 5, ASM357369v1, whole genome shotgun sequence harbors:
- the LOC113278468 gene encoding uncharacterized protein LOC113278468, producing MENLLVEKMDQREPRSRRPRTLINHKPFDIFDVRSKFVSSVNISAKKIHDLLKLDENQRLSGQFDILDVSLSNTGISISSLANFSSDKINVLVPTNEPITFGVKRRLLSDGLRLMAVGNKVNKIYLAYQPEEEKLTFADAQGQMFLETFPCTKKEISESLVHLNLNNSSGCGE